Below is a genomic region from Bdellovibrionales bacterium.
TATTCTTCGCTCAGCGCCTTCGGAGTGAATTCTGAAGGTTTTAGGTTTTGATCCACTTTGATGTTTGAAAGCGCGATTTCTGTCGCGCGGTTATTTTGCACATTGCGGATTTTGATTTTGCCCGCGCGCCACTTGCCGTCGCCGACTTTTTTGTAGTCGCTGAAGTCGATGACTTTGAGGAGCTTTCCTTGCTTGTCGTAGGCCTCAGACTTCGCCGGCAAGTATTCGTTCTGCGCGATATAACTGATCACTCTGGAGTAATTTCCTGAAACTTTGTTCACGTCACTTTCAACCACGTAGTAATTCTGACCACCGATCTTGGCTTCTTTTTTTAGAGTGTTCTTTGCACTCGTTTCGGTGTTGATATTGAAATCCTCGGTGTTGAGCTCAGATCCCAAAATGGAATTCGATTCGCTGGAGCTCGAAGCCAAGCGACGGGTCTGTTTGCTTGAAGGTAGGTAGAGCCACTTTTCTTCTTTGCCGTCTTTGTAAGTTGCTAGCAATGAAGTGCCCTTTAGATCTTTCGGGGTTTGCATGCGGACCATTACGTAGTGTTCTTTTTTGCTGGGGCTCAACCGCATGATTTTCATGCCGCGCTCTTTCGAGCTTTTGTCGGCTTCGATGATTTTCATGGTGACGTCGAACTCTTCGTCTTTCGCACTCATGCGGCTTGAAATTTCAGAGGCGATTTTTTGTACGTCGACAGGCGGAATTGCCGCACGGGCCGAAGAGGTTGCACCAAAGAGTAAGAACGTGAGACTGAATGCTGACAGGCCGAACATGAATCTCTCCTTTGTTCTTGGACTCCAATTCGGAGTTTTTAACAACCAAGGGCAGCTCTTCAGAAGCGTCGGCAAAAGAATAAGATCCCCCACCAGGCCAGCCACCATAGACAACACCATGTAAAACCCAAAAGTTCTATTCATTGCGAAGTACGAGACAAGAAATACGGAAAACCCGGCCAGCAGAGTCAAACTTGATATCAGACAAGGATTGCCCTCAAGCCATAGCGCTTTTTCCACATCCAAACGGTTGATCGAGCTGCTTTTTTGAATACTGCGCAAACGCTCGAGGAAGTAAACGGTATTGTTAAATGCCAAGCCGAGTGCAATTGAGAAAATAATCGCGATGCTGGGTTTAATTGGAGTTTGTGAAATCGCAAGGAATCCCAGAAGCACCGCCGGCGGCACCAGGTTCGGAATACACGCCACAAAGGACCAGCGCACGGATCTAAAGACAAAAATTAAGATCACAAAGATCACGAACATTGATTGCCAGAAGCCAAAGATCAGTTCGCGCGACAGTTGATTATTCAATGTGTGAATCGTTGAGCCCATGCCCGTGGCATTGACGATAAAACCGGGGAAGGTTTTGCGCGCATCGCGAGTCATGCGTTCAACCAAATTATTCAGTTCATTGGACGGCAAGTCCTTTGCCCGGATTGCAATCCGTGTGCGCGAAGAATCCGTATTGAGATAATTCTTCAACGGGCTTTGGTCAGAGAGAGAATACAAAAACAAGATCTCGGCGGTGGAGGCTTTGCTTGCAGGCAAACGACTCTGGGTCAGATTCGATGCTGCCAAAAGATCCGGAAGACCCACGGCGCTGCCGACGCCCGGGTATTTGCGAAAGCGGCGAACCATGCCGTCAAGCTGTGCAAGGAGCTTGGGGTCCCCCCAAATATCTTTCGTTCCGCGCAGTTCGATATCAATTGGAATCATCCCACCGAGTTCATGGTCAATGAGCTCCGTCGAGTTGCGAACCTGGTGATCCGTTGGTAAGTCGTCGAAAAGGCGGGCAGTCCACGAAAGTGTTTGGCCTTTGATCGCGAGAGCCACAGACACGCCAATGATTAGCAACGCCACAACGCCGCTTTTTTGGAAGAAGTAAAGACTCCAGCGCGCTTTCGCCCAGGCCCATTTGCGAGCCTGTGGTTTCGGCAGCAAGATCAGCAGCGGTACTAAAAGAATGTAAGAAACCAACCAGCAAATAAAGATCGCCATTGCGACGGTTAAGCCGAAGTCCCGGATCAGCGGCACTTTGGTAGTCGCAAGGCTCAAGAAGCCGATCATCGGCGTTAAGGCGGCTAAGAAATTCGCGCCTAAAAGAATACGCATCGTGCGAAGAACAAGCCGGTGGTGCGGCATTGGTGGCGCGTTCTTAGCTTCCTCCACCAAGCGGAGCATCGAGTGAATACAAAGCGACATCACCGTGATCGTCGCAAGGATCGGAATTGTCGTTGAAAGAACTGTGAACGAATAGCCCAGCATTGCCATTGCCGCAAGAATCATCAAGTTCGCCACAACAGTAATAATAAAAGAAATAATCACCGGCGTGAAATTGGCAAAGACAATTGTGAGAACGATCAAGCATGCGAGAAAACCCAAACCCACGAAGTTTCGGATCTCACTTTGTAGCAACACACTGATATCGGATTGCACCGCGGGCGTTCCGCCGATTTCGACTTTTGCAAATGGCAAACTCTTTTGGGCAAGGGTCTCGATCTCGGATTTCATAGCCTGCAAGTCAGCAGAGGTCGAGTCTTTCAAATAAACAACAATAGAAACCGTTTTTGCATCTTTAGATACCAGGGCCGGCGTTAACAGAGCGTTCTGCATAACCTGTGAGAACCAGCGCTGCGAAGGAATAGACTCCAGCAAAGGGCCGACGCTGAGGCCTTCTTTATTATTCACAGCCCCTTCAACGGTCGCGATGCTCAGAGCATTTTTGACGCCATCAATTCGGCGCATCTCTTCAGTTGTTTGTTTAAGTGATTGAATCTTTTCCACTTCAAGCCAAGTTTGTTGCTTATCAAGAAGTTGCAAAGTCGCAATGAAAGGTTGGGAATCCGATATTTGAAAAGTTCTTTTTGTTTTTGCATCCAGCGCCAATAGCGGATTTTGTTTGGGCAGGAATTGACTCAGAGAATACTTCGTTTGCAAGCGTGAGAAGGTCAGAACACTTAAAACTGTCAATGCACTCATCAAAATTAAAACACTGATGCAGACTCTTTTGACAAAAACTGGAAGTTTATCCTTAGCCAACGATGGATTGGTCACTGAGATTCCTTTGCAAGAGTTTGGTATTTATTTTCTATTAGTACTTTAGAAAAGAGAATCTAAGCCGTTAACATAAGTAGAGTCCTTTAATGCTATTATACCTTACAACGGGGAACAAGATGCAGATCCATCGATTCAGACTTTTGTTGTTAGCCCTCATCTGTTTTTTCCTGAGCCGTGTCGTGTTCGCGAGTTCCGTTGTGCAAACGGAATTTGAAATGCTGCTTCCAAGATCTTTT
It encodes:
- a CDS encoding outer membrane lipoprotein-sorting protein; amino-acid sequence: MSALTVLSVLTFSRLQTKYSLSQFLPKQNPLLALDAKTKRTFQISDSQPFIATLQLLDKQQTWLEVEKIQSLKQTTEEMRRIDGVKNALSIATVEGAVNNKEGLSVGPLLESIPSQRWFSQVMQNALLTPALVSKDAKTVSIVVYLKDSTSADLQAMKSEIETLAQKSLPFAKVEIGGTPAVQSDISVLLQSEIRNFVGLGFLACLIVLTIVFANFTPVIISFIITVVANLMILAAMAMLGYSFTVLSTTIPILATITVMSLCIHSMLRLVEEAKNAPPMPHHRLVLRTMRILLGANFLAALTPMIGFLSLATTKVPLIRDFGLTVAMAIFICWLVSYILLVPLLILLPKPQARKWAWAKARWSLYFFQKSGVVALLIIGVSVALAIKGQTLSWTARLFDDLPTDHQVRNSTELIDHELGGMIPIDIELRGTKDIWGDPKLLAQLDGMVRRFRKYPGVGSAVGLPDLLAASNLTQSRLPASKASTAEILFLYSLSDQSPLKNYLNTDSSRTRIAIRAKDLPSNELNNLVERMTRDARKTFPGFIVNATGMGSTIHTLNNQLSRELIFGFWQSMFVIFVILIFVFRSVRWSFVACIPNLVPPAVLLGFLAISQTPIKPSIAIIFSIALGLAFNNTVYFLERLRSIQKSSSINRLDVEKALWLEGNPCLISSLTLLAGFSVFLVSYFAMNRTFGFYMVLSMVAGLVGDLILLPTLLKSCPWLLKTPNWSPRTKERFMFGLSAFSLTFLLFGATSSARAAIPPVDVQKIASEISSRMSAKDEEFDVTMKIIEADKSSKERGMKIMRLSPSKKEHYVMVRMQTPKDLKGTSLLATYKDGKEEKWLYLPSSKQTRRLASSSSESNSILGSELNTEDFNINTETSAKNTLKKEAKIGGQNYYVVESDVNKVSGNYSRVISYIAQNEYLPAKSEAYDKQGKLLKVIDFSDYKKVGDGKWRAGKIKIRNVQNNRATEIALSNIKVDQNLKPSEFTPKALSEE